The sequence acacaagaaaactgCTTTACATTTGTGTGCAGGTTTGTCAGGTCTGCTTTTCTGATGTTTCCCGAATTGGCATCCCCTTCAGGGGCTGGATCGTTGTATGGCACCTGGGCCCCAAAACTCCACAGCTGACTGCAAGGAAGCGAGTGGCTGCTTGAGGTTTGAGAAGTTTTGGTCCGCATTAGGAAGACTACAAAACAGATGTACATATGGCCTAgcctttttcagtttctcctggCTAGACCACACTAGCTAGCAAGGGGAATTTTTGTGTCCAAATTACTTTGGACTGATGTACTTGATACATTTTGTCCTGTCAGTCCTTCTCCTGAAAGCGCATTTGGCAACACTCAGGTAACTTGTCAGACACTTGAACAAAAGCTGAGCTCTCACTCAGCTGCTTCTTGGATTTAAAGAACATGAATAAATttactatttattatttatttaaaataaacatgaatttaAAGACATGAATAATTGTTTCCAACAGGGGAGATCCTTTCTCTGTCTGTGTTTTTACTGTGTTTGGGACAggatcccccccaaatccactcGCGATTTAGAGTTCCTGTTTGACAGCCGGCCACTGGTCACTGGAGACCTGAGACTTGGGTCCTTGTGCGTGTTAAGTGGCTGGGGATCGAAAAGGGTGCAGTAACTTCGTGTTTCTATGGTTGTGAGGCCCAGCTCAGCCTTCTCACAACATTTCAGTCCCCCTGGTCAGGACTTCTTGTTCACCCTCAGGCAGTGATTGCTCCTCCAGGAGCCCCTCGTGGCAGCGTAGCATTGTCCAGGTTCCCTTGGTGTGTGACACAAACACCACCGATGACCAGCTGTTTGTCTCAGCTACTAACACGGATGGCTTGGGAAAAATACTATTGTTTTACTCAGCTGCACATGTTCTTTTTGTACATCTAAGCTGCTCTAgaacaaagtattttctgaagttGCATGTGCACTTACATTCTTGGTGTGAGGTCTAAGGGGCTAACAGtgtcctccttctccttcctcccctcccagcgATTAACAGGACCACTTTCCGCTTGTATTAATATTCCTTGGCCTTGCAGTagtcttcccttccccccttcagTGAAAGGGACATTTTATTACACCAAGATGACTTCTTCAGGGCACCATAAAAGAGTGAATAGTGGAAACTGGCAGAGcagtgtgcctgtgtgtgtacCAAACGGCACTTCTGTGTTCTGTGGATCGCTGGGGAGGCCTGGCCTAGTCAGGTAACTCTCTTCATTGGCAGAGAAATGGCAGCCAGCCACCTGTGGTGCAGTCTGTAGGTAAAAGATCTGTTCCTTGCTTTAAGAAAGTTTTCAGAGGTGGCTTTGTAACATATGTCCCACCTCGTGCTTGCCTTCCCCTGCAGAAGTGGCACTCCCTCAGTGCTGTGGATCTGGAAGCATCCAGCTGCATTTTCTGTAGTTACGAGGTGAGCAATGGTACACAGGCACGTGGCCTCACCTCGCCTCAGCGAACCCGATGACTGCATTTCCACGCTTCTGTGCGTAGGGGCACAGTTACGTTtgcacacagcagctgcacTGTGCTCAAAGAACGCTGCTTTCCAGGTGACCACAGCTTCGTAGGTATGGATGGACCAAATGTACAGAGGGTACAGGAGGACTGTGAAATACTGAAGGAATTTTTGAGTTAATTTTTCCATTCTAACAAGTTCTTTCTaacttgttatttattttttctctattttaggACTTGGCTATATAAAATTAGAGTTTTCATACATGAGAGCTGGTAACCAGTGTTACATCATACAGTGTTCCTGTGTAGACAAGGCACGGGGGTCTTCAGTGCTACTGTTTTCACTTGCTtttattagctttctttttttgtttttctgttttctttgaggagCTCTCACGAAGTAGTGCCAGCGTTTCCTGGATGTTTGTCAGCTGGTCAGAGCCAGACTCAGCTGTGCACGGGGCAAGGGACTGTGGAGCCTGCAGGCACCTTCCCCCTTCATCCCACCCACAGCATTGTGCGAGCCACAGGTCATACGGTGCAGTTGTAGTCACTTTTCTCATTTGCTGGGTAGGTCTGCCCCTTTAGAGGCCAGTAGCATTCAAATCTATCCCATGAACACAATCCTGCctatttattcttatttctaTCCACAGGTGCTtaaccccttttttttcctgctatccTTTTGATGACATCTAACTTCACACCAAGTCTTACTTTTCCAGCCTCTTGGAGATCTTATTCcttattgttttgctttttaattaggTGCAAATGCAGCCCTTTAGAGTTAATAGTAAAGAAGACTTGGCACACTGCTAGTTTTAAACTTGGTATTCCTACTGATAGTGCTAGAGGCGCCGTGGgtttctctgcttcctcccaTCCTCCTCAAAACTTTGAGGGTTGTTTTTGGACTTGGGAGCGGTGTACTTTCTGGGAGGGCTATAGGGAGGTTTCAAGTAGTACAACTTTCTACTCACTTGAAGCCAAAGGAATTTACAAGTCTTGTTCACATAAACTCACTTACTTTAATAGCTTTCTAATGTACTTCATATGCAAGAAAATGTCTTCATGCTGATGACTTAAGTCAGTTATATGTAGACAATGTACATATGTTCAGaaaaaggttttgatttttgGCAGTGTTCTTAATGGATGTACCTAATGATTTTTCTACCATATATTCTCAGTTACCTTTCCTTGCAGCCTCACAGTTAATTGCTGCTTGGTTCCTAAAGCTTTAATTTACAAACCAAAAGGAAGACCATGAAAAAGGAGCTAAAATATCATTTATAGAAAAAGGATGCCTGTGGTTGTATCCCTTTCCATCCACTGAAACAACGGATAATTGCTTCATCAGCAATTTTATCTGTGAGGATTTCATTTCACGGGCATAGATTTAATCCTTGCGAATGCCTGTATGGGTTCActgaatgtaaaataaaaaaggttttgacTTAAGAACTGCAAATTTGCATCAGTTTTGGTTTCTCAGTGTCAAAACCTAGAAGTGTGCTTGCCTTAGGGATAACAGCAAACCAGATTACTGCATCTACGATACacttaataaaaaagaaagtcatagaatcattgaatcatggaatcattggatcattaaggttggaaaagaccttcaagatcagcTGGTCCATGAAGAGTAGTTGTAAACTTGTAACATCTGTCCCAGCAAAAAGGGTTCTTGTACAGGGCCTAAAGTGGATGTTAGCACTGCGCATTGTTAGAAACTCTATTCTGTGTGAACTTGTAGTAATTTTATTAGGAAACTATATTAATAATATgaaatttaataatataaataataatttcaaagcaTTTGTGTTTCGTTCTCTGAGCAGTAGGAACAAACTGAGCTGTTTTGCCCTCTGGCTCCAAGATCCCCTCCTGCGCAAGGCCTTCAGGCTCcgagggatggagggatgccGGCACAGTGCTCGGCAGGAGCCAGAGCTTCTAGTGAATAGCGATGGGTTatcccacagcagcaggctAATGGCACTGTTTTTTCAGTCAGTAGGGAGAAACAGATTTAGGAAGTGTCCAGGAAGCgctgcaggagggagcagaAGGGGAGGAGGCCGTGAGTTCTGGAGTCCTCCTTGTAACGACGAGAGCAGAGAGAGGGGCAAATGTAAGCAGCTGTACTTCAAATTAAGTCTTCTTAGCTCTCCATGTTATGTATGGTTGAGGTGGCACGTGTTTCTGCGCAGCCTGCACCACACACAGCCTCTGCACGAAGGAAAGCACACACCCATTCCGAGTCCTGCTGAAGTCCTTGGACACGTATGAATTCTTAGAACGGATGGAGAAAAAGCTGATTTCCTGAGAGAAGAATCTTGGATTTCCGAGTTTTCTCCTGTGCTTTTCACATGCTTGATTTCTGCTGTTGTCACCTTCGCTCCACGAGGTGGCACCGTCTCTTCTGGGAAGGACACACAGgcctgggctgctgcctggCCGTGCGCGGTcgaggggtgcagggggtgcccAGCTCTGAGGTCCCTGCAAACGGCTGCTCTCGGCATCTAGTGCTCGCCGTGCCCTTTGGGTACGAGCTGTGCCCGTGTTCTCACGCGTAAAACACACAAATTGTCAGTCACGTAGTGCTACCTTAGGAAAACATCTTGAGCCTCTTGTCTGCTGAAGGTTTCTGGCATTTGTGGTGTGAGAGGTGAAGCCAGGTGATGCTGCTCCTAGAACAAGAGTTTACTTCTCTTTGAGTCAGAACTGTGTGCCTCTTCAGCATGGCAAGAAGTGATCAATAGCTATCATTATGTCTACGAGGGGAGGGAATCATTTCTACAGTATTTGCAAAATCCACTATAGCCTTTTCCTGcaagctgaaataaaagtgGTGTATGGATGCGGGGTATAACAAACTGTAACGACAACATCCCTATAAGAATACAAGGCACATCTATGTCATATGGAAAGGGACCAGTTCCTGAATTCTCTCTGGAAAAGCTCtatgtttttctcttgttcAGAGGTTTTTCCATTAGCTATTAGACTAAGCCTGCAAAGTCAGGAAATGTTTTATCTTGGGAGAGTGGGCCATTATTAAAAGCTTCCACTACTGAAAAcggttaattattttttttcctgtggttgaTGTCTAGAAAAatggatgatgatgatgatgacgtTCCCCAGCTTTCAGCCCATACGTTGGCTGCCCTCCAGGAGTTCTATTTGGaacagcagcagagggagggCACGAAGACCTCCCAAGGGTTTAATCAATATTCTGTTGGCTCGATAGAAGAAAACTGGGTAAGAAACTGAACTTAGTGAATGAAGCACAGGTAGTGAGCATTACAGAGGAACAGCCCTCACCAGGTTTCTTTTGTCGAtaattaatgaaatgaaaagggGAACACTCAAGATGTTCCCAGAGTGGCAAAACTATTTATGGACAATAACACTGCAAGCTTATTTGCCTTAATATTAAATCAGGGTAATTACATGCACAGAAGGAATAAAGCTGCCAACTAAGAAGCCTCTATGCCTTCTGGAAACTTTTAACTCCAGCCTGGCATGTGAGGGTAGTGAAGATTCTTCCCTTGGTTTGAGGCAACACAGTGTAACGAGGCTGAATGTTCTTTCCTTTCACATcgtatttctttttgtgtttattttgttggttttgtgggTGGCTGCcttgttgcattttttcttctaacagaCTGACTTTGGATTTGTctatgtattctttttttttttcctgtttcttataTCTTCTTTAGTACTTCTATACTTTATTTCCTTCTATACTGTCATTTTTTGagtccttttttcctttcccactgAAGTAACTCAATTTAAGAGTATATAAATACTGTACATCTGCATGGTTTGAATTAACCTTCTCAGTGATTTTGCATTACTTGGTTTTCCTGATACCATAGTAAGTGCTGTGGAAGCACACAGTGTAAGCTACGTGCTGTCTCTCATTGGTTTACAGAAGTAAAAAGACTCTCAGAAAAATTGTCACCTTTGTAGTTTGTGAACTGAGAAGTTgctgtggattttgtttttcttctaatagGACTCACAACACCTAATTGTACATAGCACAGTCAGAAGGTTTGATGTTTATAATTGTGCGTTATTTTTCTCAGCAACTGAGCCAGTTTTGGTACAGCGATGAAACTGCATCATGCCTGGCTAATGAAGCAATTGTGGCAGCTGGAAAAGGTGGCAGGTAGGTTTTAATGTCTGTTTTGTAGATTTGTCACGccttttctgtaattatttcatttatgcaGGGAGAGCGTGCAGTTTAATTCATTACTCTTTGTACCTCAGCATTTGGTGGAGATGCGGCAGAAATGCCCATGCCATTATTTAGTTAGGTAATAGTTCATACTGAGCTTACAGATTAGTGTTTCCTTGAATGCTGTAGCCTCTGCCTTGCAAAAATTGattataaatcttttttttcttttttttttttctgagaaatataATGAGCTCCAGAGCGTATTAGTgacttctaattattttttctgtttttatacatttctgcagaacagatggaaaaacttgtttttcctcctatttctgtaaggattatttttcaattttaacttaaattttcaatatatttcCTTGTTGTAAATTAAGATTTTCACCTTTAAGACCTTTTAAGGTCTCTGTGTGGCATGGAAGCTGAACATGTAATGGCCTGAATACTTAAAACTCCGTTCTTTGATTTTTACAAAGTAATTATTTCTTAGATTTGAGGAAGAATAGCTCGCATTTTCTGGGACAAATGCTTAAACTGTTTTCCCAAACCAGCCCTGAGAACTTATGGAATTGTCTTTGCtgcaattatttctttgtttgttgccttttaaaatcagttttctaaGTTGTTGTCTCCCTTTCAGGATAGCCTGTGTTAGTGCACCAAGCGTCTATCAGAAACTGAAGGAACAGGATGACAAAGATTTTTCAGTGGTTATTCTGGAGTACGACAGGAGGTTTTCTGTATATGGAGAAGAATTTATCTTCTATGATTACAACAACCCTTTGAACTTACCGGAAAACCTCCTGCCACACAGTTTTGACATTGTAATAGCAGATCCGCCCTATCTGTCTGAGGAGTGTCTTCAAAAAACTGCAGAGACCATCAGATACTTAACAAAAGGAAAGATTCTGCTTTGCACAGgtataattaataaaatatttaggtCACTGTTGAGCatctttttttactttcctcTCAAAAGACAAACTTACTGAAGTGAGAAAAATACTAACTCAGTAATACTAATTTATAAGTAATTCTAGGAAGACTGTGCATCCTGAAGGAGGTAATGTTTTACTGGAATACTTTAgttcaacttttatttttcattgaaggGATGTGTATTTTAGTAGTTAagtcagtaattttttttcttatggcaTTATGAGTTTTAGTAAATTTTTGAAGAATTGTAAAAACATTCTGCAAAgttccagatttttatttatttatttatttgcaaagggGCATTCTCTACAATTGTAGTGATTGAAATCTGGCTATGACAAACATACATGCAACCTACTGTTAACATCTTTTTAAACAATGCAATGAGTTTGTGATTCCTCAGCATATCCGTAGCTGCAAGATTTCAGCTGCTGTATATTTAGAAAAACTAAGGTGAGCTAAGCAGAAAGAAGGACGAATAGGTTGGAACGGCCTTTGCGTAGTAAAGTGGGATGATTCTAGCTAagccttgaaaacaaaaacacaaaaaagacaCTTTCTTGTTCTCATATCACTGGCTCCTTACTGGTAAATATAGAAATTGTAATGTGAATGAATATATGAGGACTCTCCACTGTGATTCAGGTAATTGGTTATTAGgcactgaaatgcagcaggaGGAATTAAAAATCAGTGATCACAGCAGTAAAACTGGAAGACTTGCCAGCTGCATTTTTAGGCCCTTCTTCATGAAGACGCACTCGCTAGTTTTAAGAAGCTCCGAGTATCTACCTTAGTCCTGGTGGTTCTTAAATCTGTAATCTTATTACAAGACATCTGAAAACATCCAAgtaattttttcaaaaaacaaaagacaaaacccATATATGCGTACAATTCTGGGCAGTCAACCAAGTAggcaaaatagagaaaaatgaaaatagtatgTGGATGTAGAAAGCCTACTTCTTTGTTTACTTGTAAATGGCAGTTATGCACAAGGATAgttctcagttttttttttccctgaaatggATAGGTGGTCCTTCAGTTTACAAAGTTTGACAAATACTGCTCAAGAAAGTGATTTCTCAGTGTGTAGCTATAAATACCACGCTGTGGTTTATTTAAATAGAGGAGTATATGTAATCTGTTTGCATTTCCCATGGCTCCCCACCATGTAATTCTTTGGCATGTAGCAAGAAGATTGAgttcaaatttctgttttttataaaGGGGGCACCGATCTTACCCTCTACCTATTTTTATGAAACTTTTATGACATTCATTTCCTTGGAGcttcttcagttctttcagaTTTAGATTTCCCAACAGCTTCAGTTGCCAAAGAGGGCTGAAGGTGTAGCTGCTTTAAGCCTTGCTCCCtcaaaaaaaagctgtttctctgCATACGCATTCATGAGGAGCTAATCCAAAAGGCCAAACATTCTGTTACTGCGT comes from Anser cygnoides isolate HZ-2024a breed goose chromosome 1, Taihu_goose_T2T_genome, whole genome shotgun sequence and encodes:
- the EEF1AKMT1 gene encoding EEF1A lysine methyltransferase 1 isoform X1: MLDFCCCHLRSTRWHRLFWEGHTGLGCCLAVRGRGVQGVPSSEVPANGCSRHLVLAVPFGKMDDDDDDVPQLSAHTLAALQEFYLEQQQREGTKTSQGFNQYSVGSIEENWQLSQFWYSDETASCLANEAIVAAGKGGRIACVSAPSVYQKLKEQDDKDFSVVILEYDRRFSVYGEEFIFYDYNNPLNLPENLLPHSFDIVIADPPYLSEECLQKTAETIRYLTKGKILLCTGAVMEEQAAKHLGVKICKFIPKHSRNLANEFRCYVNYASGLD
- the EEF1AKMT1 gene encoding EEF1A lysine methyltransferase 1 isoform X3 gives rise to the protein MDDDDDDVPQLSAHTLAALQEFYLEQQQREGTKTSQGFNQYSVGSIEENWQLSQFWYSDETASCLANEAIVAAGKGGRIACVSAPSVYQKLKEQDDKDFSVVILEYDRRFSVYGEEFIFYDYNNPLNLPENLLPHSFDIVIADPPYLSEECLQKTAETIRYLTKGKILLCTGAVMEEQAAKHLGVKICKFIPKHSRNLANEFRCYVNYASGLD
- the EEF1AKMT1 gene encoding EEF1A lysine methyltransferase 1 isoform X2 translates to MSRKMDDDDDDVPQLSAHTLAALQEFYLEQQQREGTKTSQGFNQYSVGSIEENWQLSQFWYSDETASCLANEAIVAAGKGGRIACVSAPSVYQKLKEQDDKDFSVVILEYDRRFSVYGEEFIFYDYNNPLNLPENLLPHSFDIVIADPPYLSEECLQKTAETIRYLTKGKILLCTGAVMEEQAAKHLGVKICKFIPKHSRNLANEFRCYVNYASGLD